The proteins below are encoded in one region of Clostridium estertheticum:
- the smc gene encoding chromosome segregation protein SMC: MFLKSIEIRGFKSFADKTELTFEKGITAVVGPNGSGKSNISDAVRWVLGEQSVRSLRGDKMEDVIFAGTQFRKPVGLAQVSLTLDNSESELDIDYANVTISRRLYRSGESEYLINNTSCRLKDVQQLFMDTGIGKEGYSIIGQGKIDAILSGKAEERRKLFEEAAGIVKYKTRKEEAEKRLDNTDQNLIRISDILSTYEERLEPLMNESDKAKRFLKLFEELKSKEVSIIIDSITKVEEKMEGLHDELDNLQVEVVKTTKEKISFKKDVELLNDKFEKFENKSQEEKQLFYDNKIIYQNNISQINILHERIENLEKVIDKTTNESCITHKSLLELKNNNTKAEDSLNNIKNIQIEIDEGIKSEEIKIKTIQENIEIESNEIKSLKEEKQNNINGNMVSNNSLLLLNNNIDISKNRIIMLTNTIEDLENSIKVNLTTKITLENEMKEVRHKIIKCQSKLDENKIEIIKLQNILAIDEKDMENCSFKINKAEANFNVLTILEKKHEGYNKSVKNLMQNVNEGKIGNVHECFVLGEIIRVEKYLEVALEIALGGTISHIITKDENVARILINYLKANKLGRATFLPLNIIKGRKIIIDNETKSNSGFVGIASELIEYDEKFSEVMAFILGRTIICKDMDSALQISKCNNHRIKIVTLSGEVINVGGSLTGGSVYTKTSSIIGRKRELKELDKDLSTLKKENIIYLEKIKKGKSEILRYDDENLKIREKIHFENIEVAKKEAKINSIVDDTNRLQSNSRNSNIEKSSEDSKLKKGYIEIEEKKMLVTKFTHLKDEIEQNLNRIEFKLKDKLQEIDNIKEVITESKIKKAQIYEALRNKESEIKRLNVDMLSRSEKIIIYSREIEEAIKNKETSVCSIQSVEKKANEILINIEEMKKNFDDYEIQRIKIKDNIKTNVDQFDNVTSILEKTEKSLYKCQLALAKVSMEKDNYYKKLNEDFELTYAEALIFKKEIDDIYKLKNEIAKLKEDITLLGKINVSAIEEYKEVKDKYTFMNGQKEDLVSAKNELLTVISGMTQKMKKIFAENFIILRQNFNETFMELFKGGSADLILTEGDELTAKIDINVQPPGKKLQNISLMSGGEKVLSAIALLFAILKMKPTPFCILDEIEAALDDANVVRYAEFLKRFADDVQFIIITHRKGTMEAGDVLYGVTMEEKGVSKIVSIDLKK; encoded by the coding sequence ATGTTCTTAAAATCAATTGAAATAAGAGGATTTAAATCCTTTGCAGATAAGACTGAATTAACATTTGAGAAGGGTATTACAGCAGTAGTGGGACCTAATGGAAGTGGGAAAAGTAATATCTCGGATGCCGTAAGATGGGTCCTTGGAGAACAAAGTGTACGAAGCCTAAGAGGCGATAAAATGGAAGACGTTATATTTGCAGGTACACAGTTTAGAAAACCGGTGGGGCTAGCTCAGGTGTCGTTAACACTTGATAATAGTGAGTCAGAATTAGATATTGATTATGCTAATGTAACTATATCGAGAAGATTATATCGCTCAGGAGAAAGTGAATATTTAATAAATAATACATCTTGTAGGTTAAAAGATGTTCAACAGCTCTTTATGGATACAGGCATAGGAAAAGAAGGATATTCAATTATTGGTCAAGGTAAAATTGATGCTATTTTAAGTGGTAAAGCTGAAGAAAGAAGAAAATTATTTGAAGAAGCTGCAGGAATTGTTAAATATAAAACAAGGAAAGAAGAAGCAGAAAAAAGACTAGATAACACAGATCAAAATTTAATTAGAATAAGTGATATCTTAAGTACTTATGAGGAACGATTAGAACCATTAATGAATGAAAGTGATAAGGCAAAAAGATTTTTAAAGCTTTTCGAAGAATTGAAAAGTAAAGAAGTTAGCATAATTATTGATTCTATTACTAAAGTAGAAGAAAAAATGGAAGGATTACATGATGAATTAGATAATTTACAGGTAGAAGTTGTAAAAACTACGAAAGAAAAAATATCTTTTAAGAAAGATGTTGAATTATTAAATGATAAGTTTGAAAAATTTGAGAATAAAAGCCAGGAAGAAAAACAATTATTTTATGATAATAAGATAATATATCAAAATAATATCTCACAAATAAATATTCTTCATGAGAGAATAGAAAATTTAGAAAAGGTCATTGATAAAACAACCAATGAGAGTTGTATAACTCATAAAAGTTTGTTAGAACTTAAAAACAATAACACAAAAGCTGAGGATTCGTTAAATAATATAAAAAATATTCAAATAGAAATAGATGAAGGAATCAAATCAGAAGAAATAAAAATAAAAACGATTCAGGAAAATATAGAAATTGAAAGCAATGAAATTAAATCGCTTAAGGAAGAGAAACAAAATAATATTAACGGAAATATGGTGTCTAACAATAGTTTATTATTATTAAATAATAATATAGATATATCTAAAAATAGAATAATAATGCTTACAAACACTATTGAAGATCTTGAAAATTCAATAAAAGTGAACCTTACTACAAAAATAACGCTTGAAAATGAAATGAAAGAAGTAAGGCACAAGATTATAAAATGTCAAAGTAAGCTTGATGAAAATAAAATTGAAATTATTAAACTTCAAAATATTTTAGCTATAGATGAAAAAGATATGGAGAATTGTAGTTTTAAAATTAATAAAGCGGAAGCTAATTTTAATGTACTTACAATACTCGAGAAAAAACATGAAGGTTATAATAAATCGGTAAAGAACTTAATGCAAAACGTTAATGAAGGTAAAATAGGTAACGTTCATGAATGTTTTGTACTTGGTGAAATTATAAGGGTCGAAAAGTATTTAGAAGTGGCTTTAGAAATTGCTTTGGGTGGTACTATATCACACATAATAACTAAAGATGAAAACGTGGCAAGAATATTAATAAATTATTTAAAAGCAAATAAACTTGGACGTGCGACATTTTTACCCTTAAACATTATTAAGGGCAGAAAGATTATCATTGATAATGAAACTAAAAGTAATTCAGGTTTTGTAGGAATAGCAAGTGAACTTATAGAGTATGATGAAAAATTTAGTGAGGTTATGGCATTTATTTTAGGTAGAACAATTATCTGTAAAGATATGGATTCAGCTTTGCAGATATCAAAATGTAATAATCATAGAATTAAAATTGTTACGCTATCGGGTGAGGTTATAAACGTTGGTGGGTCACTAACTGGTGGAAGTGTATATACAAAAACATCAAGTATAATTGGAAGAAAAAGAGAACTTAAAGAATTAGATAAGGATTTATCAACTCTAAAAAAGGAAAACATTATTTATCTAGAAAAAATAAAAAAAGGTAAAAGTGAAATTTTAAGATATGATGATGAAAATTTAAAAATAAGAGAAAAAATTCACTTTGAAAACATTGAGGTAGCAAAAAAAGAGGCTAAAATAAACTCAATAGTGGATGATACAAATAGATTACAGAGCAATAGTAGAAATTCAAATATTGAAAAATCTTCAGAAGATAGTAAACTTAAAAAAGGATATATAGAAATTGAAGAAAAGAAGATGTTAGTTACTAAGTTCACACATTTAAAAGACGAAATAGAGCAAAATTTAAATAGAATTGAATTTAAATTAAAAGATAAATTGCAAGAAATTGATAATATAAAAGAAGTAATTACAGAGTCTAAGATAAAAAAGGCTCAAATCTATGAGGCGTTACGTAATAAGGAGTCTGAAATTAAAAGATTGAATGTAGACATGTTATCTCGAAGTGAAAAGATTATTATATATTCTAGAGAAATAGAAGAAGCTATAAAAAACAAGGAAACAAGTGTATGTTCAATTCAAAGTGTAGAAAAAAAGGCAAATGAAATATTGATTAACATAGAAGAAATGAAAAAAAACTTTGATGATTATGAAATTCAAAGGATTAAGATTAAAGATAATATAAAAACAAATGTGGATCAGTTTGATAATGTTACGTCGATACTTGAAAAAACGGAAAAAAGTTTATATAAGTGTCAATTAGCTCTAGCAAAAGTAAGTATGGAAAAGGATAATTACTATAAAAAATTGAATGAAGACTTTGAACTAACATATGCGGAGGCTCTAATATTTAAAAAAGAAATTGATGATATTTATAAGCTTAAAAATGAAATAGCAAAATTAAAAGAGGATATAACACTTCTTGGTAAAATAAATGTAAGTGCTATTGAAGAGTATAAAGAGGTCAAAGACAAATATACATTTATGAATGGTCAAAAGGAAGACTTAGTATCAGCTAAAAATGAATTATTGACTGTAATAAGTGGAATGACACAAAAAATGAAAAAAATATTTGCGGAAAATTTTATTATATTAAGACAAAATTTTAATGAGACATTCATGGAGTTATTTAAAGGTGGTAGCGCAGATTTAATACTTACAGAGGGCGATGAACTTACAGCAAAAATTGACATAAACGTTCAGCCACCAGGGAAAAAACTTCAAAATATAAGTTTGATGTCTGGTGGGGAAAAAGTTTTATCAGCGATTGCATTATTATTTGCAATACTTAAGATGAAGCCAACGCCATTTTGTATTTTGGATGAAATAGAGGCAGCACTCGATGATGCAAACGTTGTTAGATACGCGGAGTTTTTAAAGAGATTTGCGGACGATGTTCAATTCATTATAATAACCCACAGGAAAGGAACTATGGAGGCTGGGGATGTATTATATGGTGTTACTATGGAAGAGAAGGGTGTGTCAAAAATAGTATCCATTGATTTAAAAAAGTAA
- the ftsY gene encoding signal recognition particle-docking protein FtsY has product MFGGFFDKLKDGLAKTRNSITEKVSDVLKLAITIDDELFEELEEILITSDIGVDTSVYVIEKLRKRVRELKIKDPSEIIPCLKEVLMDILGEEEDRIKELELPKVILVIGVNGVGKTTSIGKMASSLKSKKYKVLIAAADTFRAAAIDQLEIWSSRADVPLIKHQEGSDPAAVVFDAVQAAKARKVDVLICDTAGRLHNKKNLMDELAKINRVIIREYSEAHMETLLVIDATTGQNGIQQAKQFMEICPIDGIILTKLDGTAKGGVVISIKNQLNIPVKYIGVGEGIDDLQEFNSKDFVEALF; this is encoded by the coding sequence ATGTTTGGAGGATTTTTTGATAAATTAAAAGATGGATTAGCAAAGACTAGAAATAGTATTACAGAAAAAGTTAGTGATGTATTAAAGTTGGCAATTACAATTGATGATGAATTGTTTGAGGAACTTGAGGAAATATTAATTACATCAGATATAGGTGTAGATACTTCTGTTTATGTAATTGAAAAACTTAGAAAAAGAGTAAGGGAATTAAAAATAAAAGACCCATCAGAGATTATACCCTGTTTAAAAGAAGTTTTAATGGATATATTAGGTGAAGAGGAAGATCGAATAAAGGAACTAGAGCTACCAAAGGTGATTTTGGTAATAGGGGTTAATGGAGTCGGAAAAACTACTTCTATTGGTAAAATGGCATCATCATTAAAGTCTAAAAAATATAAAGTTCTTATTGCTGCAGCAGATACATTCAGAGCAGCGGCAATTGATCAGTTAGAAATTTGGAGTAGTAGAGCAGATGTTCCATTAATAAAACATCAAGAAGGTTCTGATCCTGCGGCTGTAGTTTTTGATGCTGTTCAAGCAGCTAAAGCTAGAAAAGTTGATGTGCTAATTTGTGATACAGCAGGAAGACTTCATAATAAAAAAAATCTTATGGATGAATTAGCAAAAATAAATAGAGTTATTATAAGGGAATACAGCGAGGCTCATATGGAAACACTACTAGTTATTGATGCAACTACTGGTCAAAATGGAATTCAACAAGCTAAGCAGTTTATGGAGATATGTCCCATTGATGGTATAATACTAACTAAATTAGATGGCACGGCCAAAGGTGGCGTTGTAATATCAATTAAGAATCAACTTAATATACCTGTTAAATATATAGGCGTTGGTGAGGGAATTGATGATTTACAAGAGTTTAATTCTAAAGATTTCGTAGAGGCTTTGTTTTAA
- a CDS encoding putative DNA-binding protein has product MEKRFEISLLLDFYGELLTQKQRTIMDLYFNNDLSLSEIAEINNTSRQAIHDTIKRSDNALLVYEEKLKLLNKDHELKKTFDNIILELDELQNNIKDEKMNQLICDIKTQIIENV; this is encoded by the coding sequence ATGGAAAAAAGATTTGAAATTTCACTATTATTAGATTTTTATGGAGAATTACTTACGCAAAAGCAACGAACCATAATGGATTTATATTTTAATAATGATTTGTCTTTATCTGAAATAGCAGAAATAAATAATACTAGTAGGCAAGCTATTCATGATACTATAAAAAGATCTGATAACGCGCTTTTAGTATATGAAGAAAAATTGAAATTATTAAATAAAGACCATGAATTAAAGAAAACTTTTGATAATATAATATTAGAATTAGATGAATTACAAAATAATATAAAAGATGAAAAAATGAATCAGCTTATATGTGACATAAAAACACAGATTATCGAGAATGTTTAG
- the ffh gene encoding signal recognition particle protein has translation MAFEGLSSKLQDTIRKLKGKGKLSEKDIKDAMREVKLALLEADVNYKVVKDFVKNVSEKCLGNGVLQSLTPGQQVIKIVNDELTSLMGNSESKLEFSISGLTVIMLVGLQGAGKTTMGGKLALSLKRKNKKPLLVACDVYRPAAIKQLQVVGKQIEVPVFTMGDKVSPVDIAKASIDFARENGNNVVILDTAGRLHIDENLMEELQNMKLSVKPNEIMLVVDSMTGQDAVNVADSFNSQLDITGVILTKLDGDTRGGAALSIKAITGKPIKFVGSGEKMSDLEVFYPDRMASRILGMGDVLSLIEKAQDSFDENEAKELGNRMLSQEFNFDDYLASMQQMKKLGPLNKIVEMIPGFNKKELQGVDLSQGEKQMGKSEAIIRSMTASERKHPNLVSGSSSRKKRIANGSGTLVQQVNKVIKDFEMMKKLMKQAKGFQKSGKKGMFGKMPF, from the coding sequence ATGGCTTTTGAAGGGTTATCTTCTAAGTTACAGGATACCATAAGAAAATTAAAGGGTAAGGGTAAGCTTTCCGAAAAAGATATTAAAGATGCTATGAGAGAAGTAAAATTAGCATTATTAGAAGCTGATGTTAATTATAAAGTAGTTAAAGATTTTGTGAAAAATGTAAGTGAAAAGTGTTTAGGTAATGGAGTATTACAAAGCTTGACACCTGGGCAACAAGTTATCAAAATTGTTAATGATGAGTTAACTAGTTTAATGGGTAATTCAGAAAGCAAGTTAGAGTTTTCAATTAGTGGGTTAACGGTTATAATGCTTGTTGGACTTCAAGGTGCGGGTAAAACTACAATGGGTGGTAAACTTGCTCTTTCACTTAAAAGAAAAAATAAAAAACCGCTATTAGTAGCTTGTGATGTATATAGACCGGCTGCAATTAAACAATTGCAAGTAGTAGGAAAACAAATTGAAGTTCCGGTATTTACCATGGGAGACAAAGTGAGTCCTGTAGATATAGCAAAAGCATCAATAGACTTTGCTCGCGAAAATGGTAATAATGTAGTTATATTAGATACAGCAGGAAGACTTCATATAGATGAAAACTTAATGGAAGAACTTCAAAATATGAAATTAAGTGTAAAGCCAAATGAAATAATGTTAGTAGTAGATTCCATGACTGGTCAGGATGCAGTTAATGTAGCGGATAGTTTTAATTCGCAGCTAGATATAACTGGAGTGATTTTGACTAAATTAGATGGAGATACAAGAGGCGGCGCAGCACTATCCATTAAGGCAATAACTGGGAAACCTATAAAGTTTGTTGGTTCTGGTGAAAAAATGAGTGATTTGGAAGTGTTTTATCCAGATAGAATGGCATCGAGAATACTTGGTATGGGAGATGTGCTATCATTAATAGAAAAAGCACAGGATTCATTTGATGAAAACGAAGCAAAAGAACTTGGTAATAGAATGTTGTCTCAAGAATTTAACTTTGATGATTATTTGGCATCAATGCAGCAAATGAAAAAGCTTGGACCACTTAATAAAATAGTTGAAATGATTCCAGGTTTCAATAAAAAGGAATTGCAGGGTGTAGACTTATCTCAAGGTGAAAAGCAAATGGGAAAAAGTGAAGCTATCATAAGATCAATGACTGCATCAGAAAGAAAACATCCTAATTTGGTTAGTGGTTCTTCATCTAGAAAAAAGAGAATTGCTAATGGATCAGGTACTTTAGTCCAACAGGTAAATAAGGTTATAAAAGATTTTGAAATGATGAAAAAACTTATGAAGCAAGCAAAAGGATTCCAAAAGTCTGGTAAAAAAGGAATGTTTGGTAAAATGCCTTTTTAA
- the rpsP gene encoding 30S ribosomal protein S16, producing MAVKIRLKRMGAKHAPFYRVVVADSRSPRDGRFIEEIGYYNPTTEPTTIKIDVEKATKWMKNGAQPSDTVKRLLSKIAVN from the coding sequence ATGGCAGTTAAAATAAGATTAAAAAGAATGGGTGCTAAACATGCTCCATTTTACAGAGTTGTAGTTGCAGATTCAAGATCTCCTAGAGATGGTAGATTTATTGAAGAAATAGGATACTACAATCCAACAACAGAACCAACAACTATTAAAATTGATGTTGAAAAAGCAACTAAATGGATGAAGAATGGTGCACAACCATCTGATACAGTTAAAAGGTTACTTAGCAAAATAGCAGTCAACTAG
- a CDS encoding KH domain-containing protein: MKQLLEVLAKYLVDKPEMVVVNEVAHEHTVLLELSVAHEDMGKVIGKQGRIAKAIRTVVKAAAVKENKKVVVEIK; encoded by the coding sequence ATGAAGCAGTTACTTGAAGTATTGGCAAAGTATTTAGTTGATAAACCAGAAATGGTAGTAGTAAACGAAGTAGCACATGAGCATACAGTACTTTTAGAATTATCTGTAGCACATGAAGATATGGGAAAAGTTATAGGAAAACAGGGTAGAATAGCGAAAGCTATTCGTACTGTGGTAAAAGCAGCTGCTGTTAAAGAAAATAAAAAAGTAGTTGTTGAAATAAAGTAA
- the rimM gene encoding ribosome maturation factor RimM (Essential for efficient processing of 16S rRNA) encodes MKDFMSVGTIGKTHGLKGEVKVFSLTDSLERFKKLKNVYIDGEIRKVEGCKLQADKAILKIEGIDTIEQAETYRNKYLMVKREDAVKLTEGSYYVADLLDCSVFEEGSDEELGKVFDVLNTPGNDVYWVKGKEELLIPVLKNIVVSVDINKHIIIIKPVKEWQE; translated from the coding sequence ATGAAAGATTTTATGAGCGTAGGTACGATAGGTAAGACACATGGCTTAAAAGGTGAAGTTAAAGTTTTTTCGTTAACTGATAGTCTCGAAAGATTTAAAAAATTAAAAAATGTGTATATTGATGGTGAGATTAGAAAAGTTGAGGGTTGTAAACTTCAAGCAGATAAAGCAATACTTAAGATTGAAGGCATAGATACCATAGAACAAGCAGAGACATATAGAAACAAGTATCTGATGGTTAAACGAGAAGATGCAGTTAAATTAACAGAGGGAAGTTACTACGTTGCTGACTTGCTTGACTGTAGTGTCTTCGAGGAAGGCTCAGATGAAGAACTAGGTAAGGTATTTGATGTTCTTAATACACCCGGAAATGATGTATACTGGGTTAAAGGAAAAGAAGAATTACTTATTCCAGTACTTAAGAATATTGTAGTTAGTGTAGATATTAATAAACATATAATAATAATTAAACCAGTAAAAGAATGGCAAGAATGA
- the trmD gene encoding tRNA (guanosine(37)-N1)-methyltransferase TrmD: protein MKIDILTLFPEMFEIFNYSMIGKAIEKNIVNITSHNIRDYTIDKHKKVDDSPYGGGAGMVMQVQPLVDSIRDVKLRNGGKVIFLGPRGITFTQDIAKELCKEKELIFVCGHYEGIDERTYEYIDMEMSLGDFVLTGGEMACIPIVDSICRLIPGVLSCTESYTEESFYDGVLEYPHYTRPECFEEKKVPEVLISGHHENIRKWRRLQSLLITREKRQDLFQKLKLTKEDKKLLSDKHKIE from the coding sequence ATGAAAATAGATATATTAACTCTATTCCCTGAAATGTTTGAAATCTTTAATTATAGTATGATTGGAAAAGCAATAGAGAAAAACATAGTTAATATAACATCTCATAATATCCGTGATTACACAATTGACAAACATAAAAAAGTAGATGATTCTCCATATGGTGGTGGAGCTGGTATGGTAATGCAAGTTCAACCATTAGTTGACTCAATTCGTGATGTTAAATTAAGAAATGGTGGGAAAGTAATATTTTTAGGACCAAGAGGAATTACATTTACCCAGGATATTGCGAAAGAGTTATGTAAGGAAAAAGAATTAATATTTGTATGTGGTCACTACGAGGGCATTGACGAGCGAACCTATGAGTATATAGATATGGAAATGTCTCTGGGAGATTTTGTTTTAACTGGTGGTGAAATGGCATGTATTCCTATTGTTGATAGCATTTGTAGGTTAATTCCAGGAGTATTATCTTGCACGGAGAGTTATACAGAGGAATCTTTTTATGATGGGGTACTTGAGTACCCGCATTATACAAGACCAGAATGTTTTGAAGAGAAAAAAGTCCCAGAGGTTTTAATATCTGGACATCATGAAAACATACGAAAGTGGAGAAGGCTGCAATCACTCCTAATCACTAGGGAAAAAAGACAAGATTTATTTCAAAAGCTTAAGCTTACGAAAGAAGATAAAAAATTATTGAGTGATAAACATAAAATAGAATAA
- the rplS gene encoding 50S ribosomal protein L19, with translation MLEIIRSIEAEQIRTDLPVFNVGDTIKVHIKISEGNKERVQVFEGTVLKRQNGGIRETFTVRRVASGVGVEKTFPVNSPVIEKIEIVRLGKVRRAKLFYLRDRVGKSAKVKERMR, from the coding sequence ATGTTAGAAATTATAAGATCAATAGAAGCAGAACAAATCAGAACTGACTTACCAGTATTTAATGTAGGTGATACAATTAAGGTTCACATCAAAATTAGTGAAGGTAACAAGGAGAGAGTCCAAGTTTTCGAAGGAACCGTTCTTAAAAGACAAAATGGCGGTATCAGAGAAACTTTTACTGTAAGAAGAGTAGCATCTGGTGTTGGTGTTGAAAAAACATTCCCAGTTAATTCTCCAGTAATTGAAAAAATTGAAATTGTAAGATTAGGTAAAGTTAGAAGAGCTAAACTATTCTACTTAAGAGATAGAGTTGGTAAATCTGCTAAGGTTAAAGAAAGAATGAGATAA
- the ylqF gene encoding ribosome biogenesis GTPase YlqF has translation MTINWFPGHMAKTRRQIGESLKLVDAVIEIRDARIVKSSANPQIDEICKDKPRVILLNKSDLAEDKVTKQWIEKLTTDTVKPLAVNCITGQGLKSIKITLDELLKQKHDRQRKKGLVNIVTRVMVVGIPNVGKSSFINKLGKNNITKTGDRPGVTKSKQWVRTTLGIELMDTPGVLWPRFEDETVGLNLAFTGAVKDEVIDIEELALRLVERLQINNAQRLMERYKLTEIMENPLDNLDNIAKKRGAVISGGNIDYNRVAVMLLDEFRGGKLGPISLERVKED, from the coding sequence ATGACCATAAATTGGTTTCCGGGACATATGGCGAAAACTAGAAGACAAATTGGAGAGAGTTTAAAACTTGTTGATGCTGTAATAGAAATTAGAGATGCAAGGATAGTTAAATCAAGTGCAAATCCACAAATTGATGAGATATGTAAAGATAAGCCTAGAGTTATTTTACTAAATAAGAGTGATTTAGCTGAAGATAAAGTTACTAAACAATGGATAGAAAAACTTACAACTGATACTGTAAAACCACTCGCTGTAAATTGTATTACAGGTCAAGGGTTAAAAAGTATAAAAATTACACTTGACGAGTTATTGAAACAAAAACATGATAGGCAAAGAAAAAAAGGCTTAGTTAATATAGTTACGAGAGTTATGGTAGTGGGTATACCTAATGTTGGTAAATCTTCTTTTATAAACAAACTAGGAAAAAACAACATTACTAAAACAGGAGATAGACCAGGAGTTACTAAAAGCAAGCAATGGGTAAGAACTACCTTAGGAATAGAGTTAATGGATACTCCAGGTGTATTATGGCCTAGATTTGAAGACGAGACAGTTGGGCTTAATTTGGCATTTACAGGTGCTGTAAAAGATGAGGTCATAGATATAGAGGAATTAGCACTTAGATTAGTAGAAAGACTTCAAATTAATAATGCACAGCGATTAATGGAAAGATATAAACTTACAGAAATTATGGAAAATCCTTTAGATAACTTAGATAATATAGCTAAAAAAAGGGGAGCTGTGATTTCAGGGGGAAATATTGACTATAACAGAGTTGCAGTTATGCTTTTGGATGAATTTAGAGGTGGTAAATTAGGACCTATATCTCTAGAGAGAGTAAAGGAAGATTAG
- a CDS encoding ribonuclease HII codes for MKFNVDFSSMKYKEVKEYILSIEDVENVSNEAEKGSIINSLLQDKRKTVQKLGVKMSKILESKEKEIQRVRKMYDFDRSFGDFRYVAGVDEVGRGPLAGPIVAAAVLFDSKLVEDKDLILRANDSKKLSVSCRKELSLIIKERALAYTIIAIDNKQIDEKGIAWCNNQVFLESCAGLTTKPDLVLSDGYRIKNYPGLNEFVIKGDTLSISIACASIIAKVYRDELMADYHEKYPNYGFDRNVGYGTQEHVLAIKKFGIIPIHRKSFLTKILE; via the coding sequence ATGAAATTTAATGTGGATTTTTCAAGCATGAAATATAAAGAAGTAAAAGAATATATCTTGAGTATAGAAGATGTTGAAAACGTTTCCAATGAAGCCGAAAAAGGAAGCATAATAAATAGCCTTTTGCAAGATAAGAGAAAAACTGTTCAAAAACTAGGGGTTAAAATGTCTAAAATATTAGAGTCGAAAGAAAAAGAAATTCAAAGGGTAAGGAAAATGTATGACTTTGATCGAAGTTTTGGAGACTTTAGATATGTAGCTGGGGTAGATGAGGTTGGTCGTGGACCTTTAGCTGGACCGATAGTTGCAGCTGCAGTATTATTTGATTCAAAATTAGTTGAGGACAAAGACTTAATATTAAGAGCTAATGACTCTAAAAAATTGTCGGTATCTTGCAGAAAAGAACTATCGCTTATTATTAAAGAAAGGGCATTAGCTTACACGATTATTGCTATTGATAATAAGCAAATAGATGAAAAAGGAATTGCTTGGTGCAATAATCAAGTATTTTTAGAATCGTGTGCAGGGTTAACTACTAAGCCGGATTTAGTTTTATCTGATGGATATAGAATAAAAAATTATCCTGGTTTAAATGAATTTGTAATAAAGGGAGATACGTTAAGTATAAGTATAGCCTGTGCTTCTATAATTGCAAAGGTATATAGAGATGAATTAATGGCAGATTATCATGAAAAATATCCTAATTATGGATTTGATAGAAACGTTGGATATGGTACCCAGGAACATGTACTTGCGATAAAAAAGTTTGGAATTATTCCGATACATAGGAAAAGTTTTTTAACAAAAATTTTAGAATAA
- a CDS encoding YraN family protein: MKTFNKDIGTFGEEIAEIFLKNLGYKVIDKNFRCKCGEIDLIAIHNDYICFIEVKTRYGINFGIPAESVTLYKQHKIYKTAQVYILKENIIDRNFRFDVIEVLLNNDNNDFLVNHIEDAFQL, from the coding sequence ATGAAAACTTTTAATAAAGACATTGGAACATTTGGTGAAGAAATAGCGGAAATTTTTTTAAAGAATTTAGGTTACAAAGTAATAGACAAAAACTTTAGATGCAAATGTGGTGAAATAGACCTAATAGCAATACATAACGATTATATTTGCTTTATCGAGGTAAAAACTAGATATGGAATAAACTTTGGAATACCAGCAGAATCAGTTACTCTTTATAAGCAGCATAAAATCTATAAAACAGCTCAAGTTTACATTTTAAAGGAAAATATTATAGACAGAAATTTTAGATTTGATGTTATTGAAGTATTGTTAAATAATGATAATAATGATTTCTTAGTTAATCATATTGAAGACGCTTTCCAATTATAA